From Nicotiana tabacum cultivar K326 chromosome 22, ASM71507v2, whole genome shotgun sequence, one genomic window encodes:
- the LOC107819564 gene encoding DNA-directed RNA polymerase II subunit 4 isoform X2, with the protein MNCEVALILEHKYEQLQQMSEDPTNQISQVFEKSLQYVKRFSRYKNPDAVRQAREILSRYPLAEFELCVLGNLCPETVEEGIAMVPSIKNRGRALDEEAIEKMLTDLSLIKKFE; encoded by the exons ATGAATTGTGAAGTCGCGTTGATTCTTGAACACAAGTACGAGCAGCTTCAACAGATGTCTGAAGATCCAACGAATCAGATTTCACA GGTATTTGAAAAGTCACTGCAATATGTGAAGCGTTTCAGTCGGTACAAGAACCCTGATGCTGTTAGACAAGCTCGAGA GATCCTTAGTAGGTATCCACTTGCTGAATTCGAG CTCTGTGTTCTGGGGAATCTTTGCCCAGAGACTGTTGAGGAAGGTATTGCCATGGTCCCATCCATCAAG AATAGGGGACGCGCACTTGACGAGGAAGCAATCGAGAAAATGCTGACTGACCTCTCTCTAATTAAGAAATTCGAGTAG